The Podospora pseudocomata strain CBS 415.72m chromosome 1 map unlocalized CBS415.72m_1, whole genome shotgun sequence genome has a segment encoding these proteins:
- a CDS encoding uncharacterized protein (EggNog:ENOG503P44J; COG:S) → MPPRRSHKKSRAGCRRCKARKIKCDEVHPRCGNCVKHGVACDFEHPEVLADLQAAAAAAAQTPSTPATTVNFGSPIVPSAGHLSLASAPLARPLPPPPMSTTTAPGHRLLELKLMHHYTVMTCKTFTFTAPVTEDIWKITVPNLAFSGSQHLADSILAVAALHLRSINPNDKEIVRASHAYMAASLEEYSATLNQGINHTNAEALFLTAALIAFQSTATRVFMKDEGLSINSSSTSSLSSDPSKRHQQPGCYAIPFTWFHSFQGVKAITAASWQYLRVSPVVTQVINSQAALQLDFRTGPETFFGHLLEGLEEELSNPPSCFDARVPLTSRPLPPPNSPDHISATRQAYQHAVAVLNWAHKIPHKGAPLAFPATVSKRFIELLEERRPRALAILACFFALLKSLDGVWWLQGMARREVLGVVSLFNSDFFGPDAYRKWWPHLEWAMRIALFEPERDGNGQQGGMPIPPEVWGSDWFAEERALEEQGREQGDYFGHIELLSQMSSAVNSIPTVPEYAAMMAGARGQGGR, encoded by the exons ATGCCCCCGCGCAGGTCGCACAAGAAGTCGCGGGCTGGCTGCCGTCGTTgcaaggcgaggaagatcaAG TGCGATGAAGTCCACCCGCGATGCGGCAACTGCGTAAAGCACGGCGTCGCTTGCGACTTTGAGCACCCCGAAGTCCTTGCCGACCTccaagccgccgccgcagcagcagctcaaaccccctccacccccgcgACGACCGTCAACTTCGGCTCCCCCATCGTCCCCTCCGCCGGCCatctctccctcgcctccgctCCGCTCGcccgacccctccccccacctcccatgtccaccaccaccgccccggGACATCGACTCCTCGAACTCAAACTCATGCACCACTACACAGTCATGACCTGCAAAACATTCACCTTCACCGCACCCGTAACAGAAGACATTTGGAAAATCACCGtccccaacctcgccttctccgGCTCCCAACACCTAGCAgactccatcctcgccgtcgccgccctccacctccgaagcatcaaccccaacgacAAAGAAATCGTCCGTGCCTCCCACGCCTACATGGCCGCCTCGCTGGAAGAATACTCGGCCACCCTCAACCAAGGAATCAACCACACCAACGCCGAAGCCCTGTTTCTAACCGCAGCCCTCATAGCCTTCCAGTCCACCGCCACCCGCGTCTTCATGAAAGACGAAGGCCTGAGCataaactcctcctccacctcctccctctcctccgacCCATCAAAacgccaccagcaaccaggCTGCTACGCCATCCCCTTCACCTGGTTCCACTCCTTCCAAGGCGTCAAAGCCATCACGGCCGCCTCCTGGCAGTATTTACGAGTGTCACCGGTGGTAACCCAGGTAATCAACTCCCAAGCCGCCCTCCAACTCGACTTCCGCACCGGCCCAGAGACGTTTTTTGGCCATTTGTTGGAAGGGCTAGAAGAGGAGCTGAGTAACCCCCCCTCTTGCTTTGACGCTCGGGTGCCGTTGACGTCGAGACCgttgccaccaccaaacagcCCGGACCATATTTCTGCCACGAGACAAGCCTACCAGCATGCGGTGGCGGTGCTGAACTGGGCGCACAAAATCCCGCACAAGGGCGCGCCGTTGGCGTTCCCGGCTACGGTGTCCAAAAGATTCATTGAGCTACTTGAGGAACGGCGGCCTCGGGCACTGGCGATTTTGGCGTGTTTTTTTGCCTTGTTGAAGTCGCTTGAtggggtttggtggttgcAGGGGATGGCGAGACGGGAAGTCCTGGGGGTTGTGTCGTTGTTTAACAGTGATTTTTTCGGGCCGGACGCGTATAGGAAGTGGTGGCCTCATTTGGAGTGGGCGATGAGGATCGCGCTTTTCGAGCCggagagggatgggaatgggcaACAGGGGGGGATGCCGATACCGCCAGAGGTTTGGGGGAGTGATTGGTTTGCCGAGGAGAgggcgctggaggagcaggggagggagcaggggGATTACTTTGGGCATATTGAACTGTTGAGTCAGATGAGCAGTGCGGTGAATAGCATTCCGACTGTGCCGGAGTATGCTGCTATGATGGCTGGGGCTAGAGGgcagggggggaggtga
- the SGS1 gene encoding ATP-dependent DNA helicase sgs1 (COG:A; EggNog:ENOG503NWE6; BUSCO:EOG092613UB) yields the protein MPYPPILTQALRVIRTIPGIFSITPLPPRNPLLVLNIDASHSGWGPRFLYDPMTRNNLSAHLSWLLRETTRLRPSGPPLPTAQDPFDNTPPPPAADVTRTSRTSRPNHSSFPSAPAAGAFPSQTGTAPHDPLHGTAFTQGSHLAATPSTNEVDTDDASGMAKLSAYNSRRPTLATKQQQQLPTPVSTTRSTQIGALQRAYSANAAVRPQASSSSPPPPVKTSARVKVEFDDLSEPIDLTEDRNDGSSSVVGFGDDKRLWREDYTERPEPVSSRGQANPYQQTKVIKTLDEFDEEYPDINEIVPPSSAVRSALKRSATTPSVVKTHISTPCPPGTSRAFKEPTVQGREAAHGSSAVPTQTVPAVAASARKRKSPATAEFHSDDFLDEEVDASCTPTNNSSNKRAKRADVVYDSEDEFTTPASHGSPDAQSPPGVQDMDVDMEFSIQETPSKAPAPMPMELDNVVSNGSRATVGNTQGSQASVPQPVSSGQNPASEASLGSEIERNKHTLGLFLSRPSVLDEMLQLVDSQLQENAEAFRRFLTQRGLKEERNQERERIKNAKKPLEDKKKALLSLQESHASYKTLNSDQEALVNKIAKAYRDGMDTEEHEEQLLKLDEEIETAEKTLIAHLIKAGVDDLDFLKNQNDSIAPADSSPKAQAHAADARTSPSEGRIIPECPSLITGPSQPPATSQYSGSQSQRGPSQFAAPAQFAAPQFRPPVPHFPPNQQHTQFSGSRVQPPYHQAVPSSSNHFDVDEDELAAMEAASQFAPPRAHNRTQTQAAEIDEYGQDDVPDDLLLSAYEQFSGGPSAPSATAAVRTAARSTLSEATSNSAPAPPRRALAKLAPPVVRKTAIPPELLQFPWSADVLRALKDRFRLVNFRHNQLPAINCTLAGEDAFVMMPTGGGKSLCYQLPAVVQSGKTKGVTIVVSPLLSLMSDQVEHMERINILAVAFNGNLAAAHKRHILGKLNHETPENFYQLLYVTPEMLANENTQIRRALKMLHQRGKFARLVIDEAHCVSQWGHDFRPDYKALGEFRKQFPGVPVMALTASATESVRKDVQHQLGMTGCKLFMQSFNRPNLYYEVFPKPPTYVDPLGSLIATRYKNQTGIIYTTSRASCEGIAGKLVEKYGIKAAPYHAGLDDRPEIQRKWQDDEIHVIVATIAFGMGIDKPDVRFVIHVSLPKTMEGYYQETGRAGRDGKPADCILYFSYGDVTSLRRMVQKDELDKDGKHVRSQAEKDKQLELLDRMTFYCLNTTSCRRTQLLGYFGEDFNAANCNKQCDFCLLGERVTLKQVDRTDWAKAIIDLIPGMGAKGGSIGKLASAMAGRDKKNYQHLPGFGIAPGIKNTAIYPVIIEMERVKIIHSTAETSANGGLNLYYHVSKENFRHFWSSGTRLTILMPEQDLFSRKCLVKSEAMVRAPPSTNVSSPVSAPARKRLAPRRGRQFIDDEAEGDFGDELGSGDEDEDIQDHRPRHANGYAKDNFVVSNYEEEVDFDAAAPSRHHRTASRHQQTLDKLRPFDFSQLDQVHQVITDHFLFEAKQLEIQIRAETNHIRPFFTDQQYREMIARWTTTPAKMYTIRGVTPDKVDQWGSHFVPLIQQLHQQYQEMMSNQDPSRNQYSGAATIAPKAHIRKKGNRDVIVISDGEEEFGDFDDEEDMASGSRYGAGAPFVNPEVAAFHRELKAMQREADAERLAKAASNSQHQGSGYGSRSGGGSYYKKKGGRGSNGYSRNSGGVSKRGGSSAKSAGGSSRSKGSSYPRGGGGGGISAMPR from the exons ATGCCCTATCCACCCATCCTCACACAAGCACTCAGAGTGATTCGAACCATTCCAGGGATTTTCagcatcacccccctccctcctcgcaaTCCTCTCCTTGTGCTCAACATCGATGCGAGCCATTCGGGTTGGGGCCCAAGGTTCCTGTACGATCCCATGACTCGGAACAATCTGAGTGCTCATCTGTCGTGGCTCTTGAGAGAGACGACGCGCTTGAGGCCATCGGGACCACCTTTACCCACCGCCCAAGACCCTTTCGACaacacccctccacctcctgctGCCGATGTGACCCGCACTTCACGCACTTCACGACCTAACCATTCTTCATTTCCTAGTGCCCCGGCTGCCGGTGCCTTTCCATCACAGACTGGCACTGCCCCCCACGACCCTCTTCATGGCACTGCCTTTACTCAAGGATCACACCTCGCTgccaccccttccaccaaTGAGGTAGACACCGACGACGCGAGCGGAATGGCAAAGCTGTCCGCCTACAACAGCCGCCGGCCAACATTGGCGacaaagcagcaacagcaactccCCACTCCGGTCTCTACTACTAGAAGTACACAGATCGGAGCTTTGCAGCGCGCCTATTCCGCCAATGCTGCTGTCCGGCCCCAGGCAagctcttcctcgccgccgccgcccgttAAGACAAGCGCCCGCGTGAAGGTCGAGTTTGACGACCTCTCCGAACCCATTGATCTCACCGAAGATCGCAACGATGGGTCCAGCTCTGTGGTGGGCTTTGGCGACGACAAGAGGTTGTGGCGAGAGGACTATACCGAGCGCCCTGAGCCTGTCTCCAGCCGCGGCCAAGCGAACCCTTATCAGCAGACCAAAGTTATCAAGACTTTGGACGAATTTGACGAAGAGTATCCAGACATCAATGAGATCGtcccgccctcctcagccGTCCGCTCAGCTCTCAAACGCAGCGCCACGACGCCTTCAGTTGTGAAGACTCATATCTCTACCCCCTGCCCGCCCGGAACAAGCCGTGCGTTTAAGGAACCCACGGTCCAGGGCCGTGAAGCCGCTCATGGTAGTTCTGCTGTACCCACTCAAACTGTCCCAGCTGTCGCAGCATCCGCTCGCAAGCGAAAGTCGCCCGCGACTGCCGAATTCCACAGCGACGACTttttggacgaggaggtggacgCTTCATGtaccccaaccaacaactCGTCAAACAAACGGGCGAAGCGTGCCGATGTTGTCTACGACTCGGAGGATGAATTCACCACGCCGGCCTCCCACGGATCGCCCGACGCTCAGTCGCCCCCAGGAGTTCAAGATATGGATGTGGACATGGAGTTTTCCATTCAGGAGACTCCCTCGAAAGCGCCGGCGCCGATGCCTATGGAACTCGATAATGTCGTCAGCAACGGGAGCAGAGCGACTGTCGGTAACACGCAGGGATCCCAAGCCTCGGTGCCTCAGCCTGTCAGCTCGGGGCAAAACCCAGCCTCGGAGGCTTCTCTCGGCTCTGAGATTGAGCGTAACAAGCATACCCTGGGCTTGTTTCTTTCTCGGCCCTCGGTTTTGGATGAGATGCTGCAACTTGTGGACTCCCAGCTCCAGGAGAACGCAGAAGCTTTTAGGAGATTTTTGACTCAGAGGGGGTTGAAAGAAGAGCGTAATCAAGAGCGCGAGCGCATCAAGAATGCGAAAAAGCCTTTGGAGGATAAGAAGAAAGCACTGCTTTCTCTCCAGGAGTCACATGCCTCGTACAAAACGCTGAACAGTGATCAGGAAGCCCTGGTAAACAAGATTGCGAAGGCGTATCGCGATGGCATGGACACAGAGGAGCATGAGGAACAGCTGCTGAAACTTGATGAAGAAATCGAGACCGCAGAGAAAACACTCATCGCCCACCTCATCAAGGCTGGCGTCGATGATCTCGATTTTCTTAAGAACCAAAACGACTCCATTGCGCCTGCCGACTCTTCCCCGAAGGCACAAGCCCATGCGGCCGATGCCAGGACTTCTCCGAGTGAGGGACGCATCATTCCTGAATGCCCTTCTTTAATTACAGGTCCTAGTCAGCCCCCCGCCACGTCACAATACTCTGGTAGCCAATCTCAGCGAGGCCCATCCCAGTTTGCTGCACCGGCTCAGTTTGCTGCTCCTCAATTTCGACCGCCAGTTCCGCACttcccaccaaaccaacaacataCTCAGTTTTCGGGATCTCGGGTCCAGCCACCCTACCATCAAGCTGTGCCAAGCAGCTCGAATCACTTCgatgttgacgaggacgaaCTTGCTGCTATGGAGGCAGCCTCGCAATTTGCACCACCACGGGCGCACAACAGGACCCAAACACAGGCGGCCGAGATAGACGAGTATGGACAAGACGATGTCCCGGACGATTTGTTGCTTAGTGCATATGAGCAATTTTCAGGAGGCCCGTCAGCACCCTCAGCGACTGCCGCTGTGCGAACAGCTGCCCGCTCTACGTTGTCTGAGGCCACTAGCAATAGTGCTCCCGCACCACCCAGGCGAGCTCTTGCGAAGCTTGCACCACCTGTGGTACGGAAGACTGCCATTCCGCCTGAGCTCCTGCAGTTCCCCTGGTCTGCAGATGTCCTTCGAGCTCTGAAAGACCGCTTTCGGCTCGTCAACTTCCGCCATAACCAGCTCCCAGCCATCAACTGCACTCTTGCCGGAGAGGATGCCTTTGTCATGATGCCGACAGGAGGTGGAAAATCGTTGTGTTATCAACTTCCCGCGGTTGTTCAAAGTGGAAAAACAAAAGGTGTTACCATTGTGGTGTCACCTCTCCTCAGTTTGATGAGTGACCAAGTTGAGCACATGGAAAGGATCAATATCCTGGCTGTGGCGTTCAATGGAAACCTGGCGGCAGCTCACAAACGACATATACTGGGGAAACTCAACCACGAGACGCCGGAAAATTTCTACCAGCTGCTCTACGTTACCCCGGAGATGCTCGCCAACGAGAACACCCAGATCCGGCGCGCACTTAAGATGCTGCACCAGAGAGGCAAGTTTGCTCGTTTGGTCATTGATGAAGCCCATTGTGTCAGTCAGTGGGGTCACGATTTTCGTCCCGACTACAAAGCTTTGGGCGAGTTCCGAAAGCAGTTCCCAGGTGTCCCGGTGATGGCCTTAACCGCCTCGGCGACCGAGAGTGTTCGGAAAGATGTTCAGCATCAGCTTGGAATGACAGGCTGTAAACTCTTCATGCAGAGCTTCAACCGGCCCAATCTCTATTATGAGGTctttcccaaacccccaacctATGTCGACCCGCTCGGCAGTTTGATCGCCACCAGATACAAGAATCAAACCGGCATCATCTACACGACGTCCCGCGCTTCTTGTGAGGGCATTGCTGGGAAGCTTGTGGAGAAGTATGGCATCAAGGCAGCGCCGTACCATGCCGGATTGGACGACAGGCCGGAGATTCAGCGGAAGTGGCAGGATGATGAAATTCACGTCATTGTTGCCACGATAGCCTTTGGCATGGGAATTGACAAGCCAGATGTGCGTTTTGTCATCCACGTCTCTCTTCCAAAAACCATGGAAGGGTACTATCAGGAGACCGGGCGCGCTGGGCGTGATGGGAAGCCTGCCGACTGCATCCTTTACTTTTCCTACGGCGACGTGACCAGTCTGAGGCGCATGGTGCAAAAAGATGAGCTTGATAAGGACGGCAAGCACGTGCGGTCACAGGCTGAGAAGGACAAGCAGCTGGAGCTGCTAGATAGGATGACGTTTTATTGTCTGAACACGACTTCTTGTCGTCGGACGCAGCTGCTGGGGTATTTTGGGGAAGACTTCAATGCTGCCAACTGCAACAAGCAGTGTGACTTTTGCCTTCTCGGCGAGAGAGTCACTCTTAAGCAGGTGGACCGCACTGACTGGGCCAAGGCTATCATTGACTTGATTCCCGGCATGGGTGCCAAAGGCGGCTCTATCGGTAAACTCGCTTCCGCTATGGCCGGGCGAGATAAGAAGAACTACCAACACCTGCCAGGCTTTGGCATAGCACCTGGCATCAAAAACACAGCCATCTATCCTGTCATTAtcgagatggagagggtTAAGATAATTCATAGCACAGCGGAGACGAGCGCAAACGGCGGTCTTAATCTTTACTACCAC GTCTCCAAGGAGAATTTCAGACACTTCTGGTCCAGCGGGACAAGACTGACCATCTTGATGCCCGAGCAGGATCTTTTCTCCCGCAAGTGCCTGGTCAAATCCGAAGCAATGGTTCGAGCACCGCCCTCTACCAATGTGTCGTCGCCTGTTTCTGCACCAGCGAGAAAGCGGCTGGCGCCTCGGCGGGGTCGACAGTTCATTGATGATGAGGCCGAAGGAGATTTTGGAGACGAACTCGGTTCcggtgatgaagacgaagataTCCAAGACCACAGGCCGCGACATGCCAATGGCTATGCCAAGGACAATTTCGTGGTATCCAACtacgaggaggaagtggacTTTGACGCCGCCGCCCCATCTCGTCATCATCGCACTGCTTCACGGCACCAGCAGACCCTGGATAAGCTTAGGCCATTTGATTTCTCTCAACTGGACCAGGTCCATCAAGTTATCACGGATCATTTCCTTTTTGAAGCGAAGCAGCTTGAGATACAGATTAGGGCCGAGACAAACCATATTCGCCCCTTTTTCACGGATCAACAGTATCGCGAAATGATCGCTCGTTGGACAACGACTCCGGCCAAGATGTACACCATCCGCGGCGTCACTCCTGACAAAGTAGACCAGTGGGGTTCTCACTTTGTGCCCCTGATTCAACAGCTGCACCAACAGTACCAGGAGATGATGAGCAACCAGGATCCCAGCAGAAATCAGTATTCTGGCGCTGCCACAATCGCCCCCAAAGCTCATAtaaggaagaaggggaatcGAGACGTCATTGTGATCagtgatggagaggaggagtttggtgactttgacgacgaggaagataTGGCGAGTGGATCACGGTATGGCGCTGGTGCTCCCTTTGTGAACCCCGAGGTGGCAGCCTTTCATCGAGAGCTTAAAGCAATGCAGAGGGAAGCTGATGCTGAGAGGCTTGCCAAAGCCGCCTCCAACTCTCAGCATCAAGGTTCTGGCTATGGCAGCAGAAGCGGTGGCGGGTCCTACTACAAGAAGAAAGGTGGACGGGGCAGCAATGGATACAGCCGCAATTCAGGAGGTGTAAGCAAGCGTGGAGGTTCTTCAGCCAAATCGGcaggtggcagcagcagaagcaaggGCTCGTCTTACCCTCggggtggaggcggaggtggaaTTTCGGCCATGCCTCGTTAA
- the RPF2 gene encoding rRNA-binding ribosome biosynthesis protein rpf2 (BUSCO:EOG09263EBB; COG:J; EggNog:ENOG503NV15), giving the protein MLRTVKPKTARSKRALEKRAPKAVENPKKALFLRGTSCSQITQDALGDLYALRQVHAKRFQKKNAIHPFEDASSLAFFSEKNDCSLLLFGSSNKKRPHTITFARTFDYKILDMLELCLDGESFRSISQFKTQKVPVGTRPLMVFAGTAFESPVPNGFTMAKSMLIDFFRGETSDKIDVEGLRFVVVVTADEPTTAENSDDPSSKAVLRLRVYTIQTKRSGQKLPRVELEEHGPRIDFRIGRIQEPDEAMLKEAMRKAKTNEERTKKNISTDIMGDKLGRIHMGKLDLSQLQTRKMKGLKRERDVLDEAETVVEEAPKRKKKVDI; this is encoded by the exons atGCTTCGCACAGT AAAGCCCAAAACCGCTCGCTCGAAGCGTGCCCTCGAGAAGCGGGCGCCGAAAGCCGTCGAGAACCCCAAGAAGGCCCTCTTTCTGAGGGGTACCTCCTGCAGTCAAATC ACACAAGATGCCCTAGGCGATCTCTATGCGCTCAGGCAAGTCCATGCCAAGCGCTTCCAGAAGAAAAATGCGATCCATCCTTTCGAAGACGCCAGCTcgctcgccttcttctctgaGAAAAACGACTGTAgtcttttgttgtttggcAGCTCCAACAAGAAGCGCccacacaccatcaccttTGCGCGCACCTTTGACTACAAGATCCTCGACATGCTTGAACTCTGCCTCGATGGCGAGTCGTTCCGCAGCATTTCGCAGTTCAAGACCCAGAAGGTGCCAGTGGGAACCAGGCCGTTGATGGTTTTTGCGGGGACGGCCTT CGAATCTCCTGTACCGAATGGCTTCACCATGGCCAAGTCCATGCTCATCGACTTCTTCCGCGGCGAGACATCCGACAAGATTGACGTCGAGGGTCTCCGTttcgttgtcgttgtcacTGCTGACgagcccaccaccgctgaGAACTCCGACGACCCATCCTCAAAGGCtgtcctccgcctccgcgtCTACACCATCCAGACCAAGCGCTCCGGCCAAAAGCTTCCCCGcgtcgagctggaggaacACGGTCCCCGTATCGACTTCCGCATCGGTAGAATCCAAGAACCCGACGAGGCTATGCTCAAGGAGGCGATGCGTAAGGCCAAGACCAACGAGGAGCGCACCAAGAAGAACATCTCCACCGACATCATGGGTGACAAGCTCGGCAGAATCCACATGGGCAAGCTGGATCTCAGCCAGCTCCAGACAAGAAAGATGAAGGGTCTCAAGCGCGAACGGGATGTCCTCGACGAGGCGGAGACGGTAGTGGAGGAGGCGCCCaagcgcaagaagaaggtcgatATCTAA